TCGCCGGGTCGGCGACCGCCAGGGGCATCACCACCCGACCGAGTGCCTCGGCCAACGCCGGGTAGACCTCCACGGGTCGTACCTGGTCGATTCTCCAGTTCCACAGCTCGGTCATGCCGCCTCCTCGCTGCGTTCGTCCCACCGGCCTTGGATCGGGCCTTACTGACGATGGTGGGGGGCATTTGACCCCAGCCGGGGGCAAGTTACCGGTCTGTGACCATTCCGGGCAAAATTTGCGGGGATGGCCTTCCGCCGAGTAGCGGGAAGATGACAGTTTATCGGGTATGGTGCCGCTTTCCCCGGCGGGAGAAGGCCGTGTCCGACCTCCGACACTCGCGCCACGGGTGCGCGCAGGCCATCGACGGCCATGCGCGCCAAGACGACGTCGGGAAGCCCGGCGGCCGCGCGGGGCGGCTTCCGCCTCCCGCCACGGCGGCCCTGGCCGTCGGCTCAGCGGATGACGACCAGGTGCTCGCCGCGCGGCCGCAGCTCACCGACGATCGGCGCGCCGGGCACCTCACCCGCGACGAGCAGGCCGCCCGACGTCTGCGCGTCGGCCAGCAGCAACCGCTCGTCCTCGCCGACGGCGCCGAAGTCGGTCCACGGGGTCACCCAGTCCAGGTTGCGCCGGCTGCCGCCGCTGACGTAACCGTCGCGCACCGCCTCCCGCGCTCCGGCCAGGTAGGGCACGCTCGCCGCGTCGATCGCCACGGTCAACCCGCTGGCCCGGCCCAGCTTCGAGGCGTGCCCGAGCAGGCCGAAGCCGGTCACGTCGGTGCCGCACCGGACACCGGCGGCCACCGCCGCCCGCGCGGCGTCCCGGTTGAGGGTGCTCATCGCGGCGACCGCCTCGGGGAACGTCTCGCCGGTGGACTTGTGCCGGGTGTTGAGCACCCCGACGCCGAGGGGCTTGGTCAGCGACAGCGGCAGGCCCGCCCGGCCCGCGTCCAGCGTGATCAGCTCCTCCGGGCGGACCACACCGGTCACCGCCAGCCCGTACTTGGGGCCGTCGTCGTCGACACTGTGGCCGCCGGCCAGGTGGCACCCCGCCTCCCGGGCGACGTCCTGACCGCCGCGCAGCACCTCGCGCGCCAACTCCAGCGGCAGCACGTCCCGTGGCCAGCAGAGCAGGTTCAGCGCGACCAGCGGGGTGCCGCCCATGGCGTACACATCGGACAGCGCGTTGGCGGCGGCGATGCGGCCCCAGTCGTAGGCGTCGTCCACCACCGGGGTGAAGAAGTCGGCGGTGCCGACCAGGCCGGTGCGCTCGTCCAGGCGGACGACCGCGGCGTCGTCGCCGTGGTCCAGACCGACCAGTAGATCCGCGGTGCCGGTGGCCGGGCCGAGACCCGCCACCATCGCCTCCAGCTCACCCGGAGGGATCTTGCAGGCGCATCCACCGCCCCGGGCGTAGCGGGTGAGGCGTACGGGTTCGGTCATAGCCTCATGATTGCGGCGCGGGCCGCCGCACGCCACCGTCGCGGCCTTTTCGTGGTCGAGTATCGGACTCCGGGCGACGATCACCGGTGGTGTTACCGCTCCGTGACCAACCGGGTTGCGTTCTGCCACATCCCCCCGCCTACAGTTGCCCCCAACCGGGGGTCATCCGACCCCGACCCGCAGACGACAGGGACGGTGGACGACGTGACGACGGGCGAACCGCTCATCGTGCTGGATTCGGTCAACAAGTGGTTCGGGCCGCTGCACGTGCTGGACGACGTCTCGCTCTCGGTCGGCCGCGGCGAGGTCGTCGTGGTGATCGGCCCGTCCGGCTCCGGCAAGTCGACGCTCTGCCGCGCCATCAACCGACTCGAGCCGATCAACTCCGGCACCATCACCTTCGACGGGCAGCCGCTGGCCGCGGAGGGCAAGGCCCTCGCGAGGCTGCGCAGCGAGGTCGGCATGGTGTTCCAGTCGTTCAACCTCTTCGCGCACAAGACCATCCTGGAGAACGTCACCCTCGGGCCGATCAAGGTCCGCAAGGAGAAGCCGGCGGCGGCCCGGGAGCGTGGCCTCGCCCTGCTCGACCGGGTCGGCATCGCCAACCAGGCCGACAAGTTCCCGGCCCAGCTCTCCGGCGGCCAGCAGCAGCGGGCCGCGATCGCCCGCGCGCTCGCCATGCAGCCCAAGGCGCTGCTCTTCGACGAGCCCACCAGCGCGCTCGACCCGGAGATGGTCGGCGAGGTGCTCGACGTGATGACGTCGCTCGCCCGCGAGGGCATGACGATGGTGGTGGTCACCCACGAGATGGGCTTCGCCCGCCACGCCGCCAACCGGGTCATCTTCATGGCCGACGGGCAGCTGGTGGAGGACGCGCCGCCGGCGGAGTTCTTCGCCAACCCGCGCAGCGAGCGGGCCAAGGACTTCCTCTCCAAGATCCTCACGCACTAGCGCGTCCGTACCCGAAGCGCGTCGTCCCCCGGCGCGCTTCGTCGAAGAAGGAGAAGAGTATGCGTATGAAGCGCGTGGCGGCGGTCGCCATGATGGCCTCGCTCGCCCTCTCTGCCGCGGCCTGCGGCAAGGAGGGGAACCCGACCCCCAGCGCCGGGGGCAGCACCTCCGGCGGCGCACAGTCCGACACCTGCACCACCTCCGGCGCGACCTTCACCCCGAAGGCGGACGCGGCGGTCGCCGGCAGCCCGACCTTCGACAAGATCAAGTCGGCCGGCAAGGTCGTCGTCGGCGTCAAGTTCGACCAGCCGAACCTCGGCTACAAGGACGCCCAGGGCACCCGGTGCGGCTTCGACATCGAGATCGCCCAGTACGTCGCCAGCAAGCTCGGCGTCGACCCGGCGAAGATCGAGTACAAGGAGATCGCGTCCGCGAACCGCGAGACCGCGATCAAGGGTGGCGAGGTCGACTACTACGTCGGCACCTACTCGATCACCGACAAGCGCAAGAACGACATCTCCTTCGCCGGGCCGTACTTCGTGGCCGGTCAGGACCTGCTGGTCCGCAAGGACGAGTCGGCCATCACCGGCAAGGACGCGCTCAAGGGCAAGAAGGTCTGCTCCGCGACCGGGTCCACCCCGATCCAGAAGGTCCGCGACGAGGGGCTCACCGAGCCGGAGAACATCGTCGAGTTCAAGACCTACTCCGAGTGCGTCTCGCAGCTGCTCGACAAGAAGGTCGACGCGGTGACCACCGACGACGCCATCCTCAAGGGCTACGCGGCGCAGAACCCGGACGAGCTCAAGGTCGTCGGCCAGCCGTTCAGCACCGAGAAGTACGGCATCGGCCTGCCGAAGGACGACAAGGCGCTGCGTGACTACGTGAACGACCAGATCGAGGCGGCGTTCACCGACGGCACCTGGCAGAAGATCTACGACGGCACGCTCGGCAAGTCGGGTTCGGCGGGCACCCCGCCGCAGCTCGAGCGGTACTGACCGACAGTTCGACACGTGACGCGGCGCCGGGCGGGGTTCGTCCCCGCCCGGCGCCTGCCCGAGGACTGAGAGCGAGGCATGGGCGAGTTCTTCCGCGTACTGACGGACAACGCGGACCTGTTCCGCGACGGGTTCATCAACACCGTCAAAC
This genomic stretch from Micromonospora krabiensis harbors:
- the selD gene encoding selenide, water dikinase SelD, whose amino-acid sequence is MTEPVRLTRYARGGGCACKIPPGELEAMVAGLGPATGTADLLVGLDHGDDAAVVRLDERTGLVGTADFFTPVVDDAYDWGRIAAANALSDVYAMGGTPLVALNLLCWPRDVLPLELAREVLRGGQDVAREAGCHLAGGHSVDDDGPKYGLAVTGVVRPEELITLDAGRAGLPLSLTKPLGVGVLNTRHKSTGETFPEAVAAMSTLNRDAARAAVAAGVRCGTDVTGFGLLGHASKLGRASGLTVAIDAASVPYLAGAREAVRDGYVSGGSRRNLDWVTPWTDFGAVGEDERLLLADAQTSGGLLVAGEVPGAPIVGELRPRGEHLVVIR
- a CDS encoding amino acid ABC transporter ATP-binding protein; the encoded protein is MDDVTTGEPLIVLDSVNKWFGPLHVLDDVSLSVGRGEVVVVIGPSGSGKSTLCRAINRLEPINSGTITFDGQPLAAEGKALARLRSEVGMVFQSFNLFAHKTILENVTLGPIKVRKEKPAAARERGLALLDRVGIANQADKFPAQLSGGQQQRAAIARALAMQPKALLFDEPTSALDPEMVGEVLDVMTSLAREGMTMVVVTHEMGFARHAANRVIFMADGQLVEDAPPAEFFANPRSERAKDFLSKILTH
- a CDS encoding glutamate ABC transporter substrate-binding protein, with translation MRMKRVAAVAMMASLALSAAACGKEGNPTPSAGGSTSGGAQSDTCTTSGATFTPKADAAVAGSPTFDKIKSAGKVVVGVKFDQPNLGYKDAQGTRCGFDIEIAQYVASKLGVDPAKIEYKEIASANRETAIKGGEVDYYVGTYSITDKRKNDISFAGPYFVAGQDLLVRKDESAITGKDALKGKKVCSATGSTPIQKVRDEGLTEPENIVEFKTYSECVSQLLDKKVDAVTTDDAILKGYAAQNPDELKVVGQPFSTEKYGIGLPKDDKALRDYVNDQIEAAFTDGTWQKIYDGTLGKSGSAGTPPQLERY